Proteins encoded in a region of the Enterococcus gilvus ATCC BAA-350 genome:
- a CDS encoding GAF domain-containing protein — MSWKNQEAKEEAYKLLLMQQKALLEGETDLIANLANSSALLNQTLQETVFAGYYLFKEGELILGPFQGNVSCVHIAMGKGVCGESAEKNQTLIVENVMTHKNYIACDSAARSEIVVPMKKGDQLIGVLDLDSSEVGMYDQIDQFYLEQYVALLLENVE; from the coding sequence ATGAGTTGGAAAAATCAAGAAGCAAAAGAAGAGGCGTATAAATTATTATTGATGCAGCAAAAAGCACTACTGGAAGGGGAAACAGATCTGATTGCGAATCTGGCAAACTCATCAGCTTTATTGAACCAGACATTGCAAGAAACAGTTTTCGCTGGATATTATTTGTTCAAAGAAGGCGAACTGATTCTGGGACCTTTTCAAGGAAATGTCTCATGTGTGCATATTGCAATGGGAAAAGGGGTTTGCGGAGAGTCTGCTGAGAAGAATCAAACACTGATCGTCGAAAATGTAATGACGCATAAAAACTACATTGCTTGTGATTCTGCGGCGCGATCAGAAATTGTTGTTCCTATGAAGAAAGGGGATCAGTTGATTGGTGTGCTGGATTTGGATAGCTCTGAAGTAGGAATGTATGATCAAATCGATCAATTTTATTTAGAACAATATGTGGCGTTATTGTTAGAAAACGTGGAATAA
- a CDS encoding peptidoglycan DD-metalloendopeptidase family protein, with protein sequence MIKLKKYTALTLCALTLTTAPISVLADEYDQKIADQDKKISELQQTEQSVEDQKAALEQEVAAIEKEVNAVLKEKTTEEKKLSDLTAKIAILQEKIQKRDEQIRNQARDVQTKHDSASIVDVVINAKSVGDAVKKTMAVSTILTASKNIMEQQTKDKAELQKLEKEAEQRLQVINKKTAELKGKQEQLVKAKLDQQVKINDIQASIATEKGEKEKFEKQKEDAEKKRQAALKALEEQRKKEAEAREKAQAEAEKQAKKAAEEAQKAAEDAEKQAAAAETAKQKQEAEIAQLEAQKQEEQAKQQEEQAQTVTDTSATQVTTNPVAPAATPSASEEKPAAPAATSSGWASPLSIGLVVTSPFGQRQDPTGASGSQHDGVDFAGAAGTPIMASKGGKVVESGFHWSAGNHVVIQHADGYYSYYMHMVSAPSVGVGSEVSAGQVLGGMGTTGNSTGVHLHFGVSTALWSGFVNPAPLLGV encoded by the coding sequence TTGATTAAGTTGAAAAAATATACGGCACTGACTTTGTGTGCCTTGACATTGACTACTGCACCAATAAGCGTCTTAGCAGATGAATACGATCAAAAAATTGCTGATCAGGATAAAAAAATCTCTGAACTGCAACAAACTGAACAATCTGTAGAGGATCAAAAAGCGGCGTTAGAGCAAGAAGTTGCCGCAATAGAAAAAGAAGTCAACGCAGTCTTAAAAGAAAAGACGACTGAAGAAAAGAAATTAAGCGACTTAACTGCTAAAATCGCTATTCTTCAAGAAAAAATCCAAAAACGTGACGAACAAATCAGAAACCAAGCGCGTGACGTGCAGACAAAACACGATTCTGCATCAATCGTTGACGTCGTGATCAATGCGAAATCTGTTGGCGATGCTGTGAAGAAAACCATGGCTGTTTCAACCATTTTAACAGCTAGTAAAAATATCATGGAACAGCAGACCAAAGACAAGGCAGAGCTTCAAAAGCTTGAAAAAGAAGCCGAGCAGCGCCTGCAAGTAATCAATAAAAAAACTGCTGAACTAAAAGGCAAGCAAGAACAGCTTGTAAAAGCCAAGTTAGATCAGCAAGTAAAAATCAATGATATCCAAGCAAGTATCGCTACAGAAAAGGGCGAAAAAGAGAAATTTGAAAAGCAAAAAGAAGACGCTGAAAAGAAACGACAAGCAGCGTTGAAAGCATTAGAAGAACAACGTAAAAAAGAAGCGGAAGCCCGTGAAAAAGCGCAAGCGGAAGCTGAAAAACAAGCGAAGAAAGCGGCAGAAGAAGCGCAAAAAGCAGCGGAAGACGCTGAAAAGCAAGCAGCTGCTGCAGAGACGGCAAAACAAAAGCAAGAAGCTGAGATCGCGCAATTGGAAGCTCAGAAGCAAGAAGAACAAGCAAAACAACAAGAAGAACAAGCTCAGACTGTTACTGATACGAGTGCTACTCAGGTTACTACAAACCCGGTAGCACCAGCAGCAACACCAAGCGCTAGTGAAGAAAAACCAGCAGCTCCTGCTGCAACAAGCAGCGGTTGGGCTTCTCCTCTATCCATCGGCTTAGTAGTAACTAGCCCATTTGGTCAGCGCCAAGATCCAACAGGTGCATCTGGTTCTCAACATGATGGCGTCGATTTTGCCGGTGCCGCGGGAACACCGATCATGGCTTCTAAAGGTGGAAAAGTGGTTGAGTCAGGATTTCATTGGTCCGCTGGGAACCACGTAGTGATCCAGCATGCAGATGGGTACTATTCATACTATATGCATATGGTTTCAGCCCCAAGTGTCGGCGTAGGCTCAGAGGTTAGCGCTGGACAAGTATTAGGCGGCATGGGAACAACTGGTAATTCTACAGGTGTGCATTTACACTTTGGTGTCTCCACTGCATTGTGGTCTGGGTTTGTTAATCCTGCTCCACTATTAGGCGTTTAA
- the budA gene encoding acetolactate decarboxylase → MTVKTKSYIYQHGTLGGLMQDLMDGTEKIGALSNYGDFGLGTLEGSNGEVLFLDGVIYHTDETGKVRRLTGDEWTPYAAVTRFDSDQEFSLEAVSDEQVKSEVLKKISHNLFAAVKIEGTFKHMHVRVAPKQEKPYPRFVEIARNQPEFEADNLRGTIVGFFTPELFHGAASGGFHLHFISDDETFGGHVLDFELADGRIELMELAEFRQHFPTENADYLNNEIKLDEIAKDISEAE, encoded by the coding sequence ATGACAGTGAAGACAAAAAGTTATATCTACCAACACGGTACACTTGGTGGATTGATGCAAGATTTGATGGATGGTACTGAAAAAATCGGTGCCTTGTCCAATTATGGCGATTTTGGCTTGGGCACACTTGAAGGATCAAATGGAGAAGTGCTTTTTCTAGACGGTGTGATCTATCATACAGATGAAACAGGGAAGGTAAGACGACTGACCGGCGACGAATGGACACCTTATGCAGCAGTGACTCGTTTTGATTCAGATCAAGAATTTTCACTTGAAGCAGTGTCTGATGAGCAAGTGAAATCAGAAGTCCTAAAAAAAATCAGCCACAATTTATTTGCGGCTGTTAAAATAGAGGGAACGTTCAAGCACATGCATGTGCGAGTTGCCCCGAAACAAGAGAAACCGTATCCGAGATTCGTAGAGATCGCTCGCAACCAGCCTGAATTTGAAGCAGATAACCTGCGGGGTACCATTGTCGGGTTCTTTACACCAGAGCTGTTCCACGGTGCGGCCTCTGGGGGGTTCCATTTACATTTTATTAGTGACGATGAAACCTTCGGCGGCCATGTATTGGATTTTGAATTAGCCGATGGACGCATTGAATTAATGGAATTAGCGGAATTCCGTCAACATTTCCCAACAGAAAATGCAGATTACTTAAACAATGAAATCAAACTAGATGAAATCGCAAAAGACATTTCAGAAGCAGAATAA
- the alsS gene encoding acetolactate synthase AlsS, with product MSKKGAEIIVNSLENHNVPFIFGIPGAKIDGVFDTLEDHGPQLILARHEQNAAFMAQAIGRLTGEPGVVIATSGPGASNLATGLVTATAEGDPVLALAGQVKRSDLSKLTHQSMKNTELFAPITKYSSEIQDPEMLSENIANAYRIAKTAKKGASFLSIPQDVTDGEVKGEAIKPMSAPILGSASDEDIDDLVKRIHEAKLPALLVGMRASGEKETAAIRKLVEKTGLPVVETFQGAGIISRELEDHFFGRVGLFRNQPGDMLLKRSDLVLAIGYDPIEYEARNWNAEKDARIVVIDEVPMEIDQYMQPEVELVGSIAKTIDRLGDAISTYQLSDDAQHYLSTLQEKLTNGRQKSETTEGRVHPLEVIDTLQKNVTDEMTVTVDVGSHYIWMARHFRSYEPRHLLFSNGMQTLGVALPWAISSALVRPNTQIFSVSGDGGFLFSAQELETAVRLKQKIIHLIWNDGSYNMVEFQEEMKYDRSAGVHFGPVDFVKYAEAFGAKGLRATSQAELEAAIQEGLATDGPVIIDIPIDYSDNKELGKTILPDQFY from the coding sequence GTGAGTAAAAAAGGTGCAGAAATCATTGTTAATAGTTTAGAAAACCATAACGTGCCATTTATCTTCGGAATTCCCGGTGCCAAGATCGACGGCGTATTTGATACATTAGAGGATCATGGGCCACAATTGATCCTAGCTCGTCATGAACAAAATGCGGCGTTTATGGCACAAGCCATTGGGCGTTTGACGGGAGAACCGGGTGTAGTGATCGCCACGAGCGGTCCCGGTGCAAGTAATTTAGCGACTGGATTAGTGACAGCTACAGCAGAAGGAGACCCTGTTCTTGCATTAGCAGGACAAGTAAAACGTTCAGATCTTTCTAAGCTGACTCATCAAAGTATGAAAAATACAGAATTATTCGCACCTATTACAAAATATAGTTCAGAGATTCAAGATCCTGAAATGCTATCGGAAAATATCGCGAACGCCTACCGTATCGCTAAGACCGCTAAAAAGGGTGCAAGCTTCTTATCCATTCCTCAAGATGTGACGGATGGCGAAGTGAAGGGTGAAGCAATCAAACCAATGTCAGCCCCAATTTTAGGGTCTGCCTCTGATGAGGATATCGATGATTTGGTGAAACGAATCCATGAGGCAAAGCTGCCCGCTTTGTTAGTCGGAATGCGCGCTTCAGGTGAAAAGGAAACGGCAGCGATTCGCAAACTTGTTGAAAAAACAGGGCTGCCAGTTGTTGAGACCTTCCAAGGAGCGGGAATTATTTCTCGGGAACTAGAAGATCATTTCTTCGGCCGTGTCGGACTTTTCCGCAATCAGCCGGGAGACATGCTGTTAAAACGCAGCGACTTAGTTTTAGCGATCGGCTATGACCCAATCGAGTACGAAGCGCGAAACTGGAATGCTGAAAAAGATGCGCGTATTGTAGTAATAGATGAAGTGCCGATGGAAATTGACCAATACATGCAGCCAGAAGTAGAATTGGTCGGCAGTATCGCCAAAACGATCGATCGATTAGGAGATGCCATTTCAACGTATCAATTATCAGACGATGCACAACACTATCTTTCAACGCTGCAAGAAAAATTAACGAATGGCAGACAAAAGAGTGAAACGACGGAGGGGCGTGTGCATCCACTAGAAGTCATTGATACGCTGCAAAAAAATGTCACCGATGAGATGACGGTCACGGTGGATGTCGGTAGTCATTACATTTGGATGGCTCGTCATTTCCGCAGCTATGAACCACGCCATTTGTTATTCAGTAACGGGATGCAAACACTGGGTGTAGCCTTACCATGGGCGATTTCCTCCGCATTGGTTCGTCCGAATACACAAATTTTCTCTGTTTCTGGAGACGGCGGATTCTTATTCTCCGCTCAAGAGCTTGAAACAGCGGTGCGTTTAAAACAAAAAATCATCCACTTGATCTGGAACGATGGCAGCTACAATATGGTAGAGTTCCAAGAAGAAATGAAATACGATCGTTCTGCGGGTGTCCACTTTGGACCCGTTGATTTTGTAAAATATGCTGAAGCCTTTGGCGCAAAAGGATTACGGGCGACATCGCAAGCCGAATTAGAAGCAGCGATCCAGGAAGGCTTGGCAACAGACGGTCCCGTGATCATCGATATCCCGATTGATTATTCAGATAATAAGGAATTAGGAAAAACCATTTTACCCGATCAATTTTATTAA
- the tsaA gene encoding tRNA (N6-threonylcarbamoyladenosine(37)-N6)-methyltransferase TrmO — protein MKINEIGKVKQTESGVYLELSPEYQEGLIGLSDFSHLYVLYWFHHLDITELRGTTVGKPYVHGPEKLGTFATRGPVRPNPIALSAAKIIKIEENLVYLEYLDAENDSPILDIKPYTASSDVIENFEGPAWCSHWPQSYERSGEFDWSAEFNFTE, from the coding sequence ATGAAAATTAACGAGATCGGTAAAGTAAAGCAAACAGAATCAGGTGTCTATTTGGAGCTGTCTCCTGAATATCAGGAAGGACTGATCGGACTGTCTGACTTTAGTCATTTGTATGTTCTGTATTGGTTTCATCACCTCGATATTACTGAATTACGGGGAACGACGGTTGGCAAGCCGTATGTTCACGGACCAGAAAAATTAGGAACCTTTGCGACTAGGGGACCGGTCAGACCGAATCCTATCGCTTTATCAGCCGCGAAAATCATTAAAATAGAAGAGAACCTTGTTTATCTTGAGTATCTTGATGCGGAAAATGATAGTCCGATTCTGGATATCAAGCCTTATACGGCCAGTTCAGATGTAATTGAAAATTTTGAAGGACCTGCGTGGTGCAGTCATTGGCCGCAAAGCTATGAACGTTCAGGTGAGTTTGATTGGTCGGCGGAATTCAATTTTACTGAATAA
- a CDS encoding MerR family transcriptional regulator, translating into MLKIGEFSRLGQVSIRTLRHYDEIGLLHPQLVEEDSGYRYYSVKQLERLAQIVLLRELTFSLKEIQQLLQEDATKFTAALEKKEQEIEQEIQRDRFRQQQIHQMMQRMQHTEEYPVTLKKIPACSIVSLRRTVKSFYHEGLLWEEFLTLLISQSVTLPTAADQFLTIFHDEEYLEEWVEIEVAIVSDHPVQPPLQKRQLSELDPAAIIMVEGNYHQLPEAYRSFARWLEEHPEYELLKAPRQICHVGPEHTSNPEDYLTELQLPLIPLDSHLT; encoded by the coding sequence TTGCTGAAAATCGGTGAGTTTTCTCGCTTAGGACAAGTATCGATTCGCACGCTGCGTCATTATGATGAAATTGGATTGCTCCACCCCCAGTTAGTCGAAGAGGACTCTGGGTATCGTTATTATTCAGTAAAGCAGCTGGAGCGGCTCGCACAGATCGTTTTATTACGAGAATTGACCTTCTCATTAAAAGAAATCCAGCAGCTGCTTCAGGAGGACGCGACGAAATTTACTGCGGCGCTGGAAAAAAAGGAGCAGGAAATCGAACAGGAGATTCAACGGGATCGTTTTCGCCAGCAGCAGATCCATCAAATGATGCAGCGGATGCAGCATACCGAGGAATACCCAGTAACACTTAAAAAAATTCCTGCCTGTTCTATCGTCAGCCTAAGAAGGACAGTCAAAAGTTTCTACCATGAAGGATTGCTTTGGGAAGAGTTTCTGACGTTGTTAATTAGTCAAAGCGTTACTTTACCGACAGCAGCGGATCAGTTTTTGACGATTTTCCATGATGAGGAATATTTGGAAGAGTGGGTAGAAATAGAAGTCGCCATTGTTTCCGATCACCCTGTTCAGCCGCCGTTGCAAAAAAGACAGCTTTCCGAATTAGACCCTGCCGCGATCATAATGGTTGAGGGAAACTATCATCAGTTACCAGAGGCGTATCGCTCCTTTGCTAGATGGCTGGAGGAGCATCCTGAGTATGAACTGCTGAAAGCGCCTCGGCAAATTTGTCATGTGGGTCCTGAACACACGTCTAATCCTGAAGACTATCTAACAGAACTACAATTGCCATTGATTCCTCTTGACTCTCACCTAACGTGA
- a CDS encoding SPL family radical SAM protein — protein sequence MHYKEYKSILSAKNGLNLFRGCTHGCIYCDSRSDCYQINHPFEDIEVKAHALEILEQELQRRRKPCMIGTGAMTDPYIQLESRLNITRGALELIDTYEFGVAIQTKSNRILRDLDLLSSINKKTKAVVEMTLTTYDETVCKILEPYVSTTKERVETLMAFKEVGVPTVVWLSPILPFINDTEENLRGLLDYCIQAGVKGILCFGFGVTMRAGNRDYFYQQLDKHFPGMKKKYQYAFGDSYVCNSPNHEQLMKLFIETCEKHAILWRTDDVFQYLHEFEDKREQLSLF from the coding sequence ATGCATTATAAAGAATATAAATCGATCTTGTCCGCGAAGAACGGCTTGAACCTTTTTCGCGGCTGCACTCATGGCTGTATCTATTGCGACAGTCGCAGCGATTGCTATCAGATCAATCATCCTTTTGAGGATATCGAAGTAAAGGCCCATGCTTTAGAAATTTTAGAACAGGAGCTGCAACGGCGCCGAAAACCGTGCATGATCGGAACTGGCGCGATGACAGACCCGTATATCCAGTTGGAGTCCCGACTAAACATTACTCGAGGCGCATTAGAATTGATCGATACCTATGAATTCGGTGTGGCCATCCAGACGAAGTCCAATCGAATTTTACGTGATCTGGACTTATTGTCTTCCATCAATAAAAAAACGAAAGCGGTAGTCGAAATGACTTTGACGACTTACGATGAGACAGTTTGTAAAATTTTGGAGCCTTATGTTTCTACAACGAAAGAACGTGTTGAAACATTGATGGCCTTTAAAGAAGTCGGTGTCCCCACAGTCGTCTGGTTATCCCCTATCCTACCCTTTATCAATGATACCGAGGAGAATTTACGCGGGCTTTTAGACTATTGTATCCAAGCAGGCGTCAAGGGGATTCTGTGTTTCGGATTTGGCGTGACGATGCGGGCGGGGAATCGTGACTATTTCTATCAGCAATTAGACAAGCATTTTCCCGGAATGAAGAAAAAATACCAGTATGCTTTTGGTGATAGCTATGTCTGTAATAGTCCGAATCATGAACAGCTCATGAAACTTTTTATTGAAACATGCGAAAAACATGCTATTCTTTGGAGGACAGATGACGTGTTTCAGTATTTACACGAATTTGAAGACAAACGAGAGCAGCTGTCATTATTTTAA
- a CDS encoding LacI family DNA-binding transcriptional regulator produces MANIRDIAKITGYSVSTISRVINNHPYVDDEKRARVLAVMQELNYVPNRSAQNLSYGKTKNIGVILPFVNHEYYDQMLSGIMQAAFDHGYQISLLPTNYNQELEKTYLAEFATRSFDGLIVTTKSNPIEAFFDYFQYGPIIFCEEVPDADVSTVYINLKNSLKEAFSYMKEQGIKRPGMTLGRSKNISHNSKLSIRIAKESYPDFDEANIFWDCIMAEDGVQGARFFEKQKVDGILTFGDDIAATILQNYDGKKPLVIGREKQLISEVMGFSTIDHHLAECGKKAFEAFYFNKHEKRCIPHHFIKR; encoded by the coding sequence ATGGCAAATATCCGCGATATCGCAAAAATCACTGGTTACTCCGTCTCTACGATCTCACGCGTCATCAATAATCATCCTTACGTCGATGACGAAAAACGCGCTCGCGTATTGGCGGTCATGCAGGAGTTGAACTATGTCCCTAACCGCTCTGCTCAAAATTTAAGTTATGGGAAAACCAAAAATATTGGTGTGATCTTGCCCTTTGTCAATCATGAATACTACGATCAGATGCTTAGCGGCATCATGCAGGCCGCTTTTGATCATGGCTATCAAATCAGTTTGCTGCCCACAAATTACAATCAAGAGTTGGAGAAGACTTATTTGGCTGAGTTTGCCACGCGTTCATTCGATGGCTTGATCGTCACGACCAAGTCAAACCCGATCGAGGCCTTTTTTGACTATTTCCAATACGGTCCGATTATTTTCTGTGAAGAGGTTCCAGATGCGGATGTCAGCACTGTCTATATCAACTTGAAAAATTCATTGAAGGAAGCTTTTTCCTATATGAAGGAACAGGGGATCAAACGACCAGGAATGACTTTGGGGCGCAGTAAAAATATCAGCCACAACTCAAAGCTCTCTATTCGGATAGCGAAGGAGAGTTACCCTGATTTTGACGAAGCCAATATTTTTTGGGATTGCATCATGGCGGAGGATGGGGTTCAAGGTGCGCGCTTTTTTGAGAAACAAAAGGTAGACGGGATCTTGACCTTTGGCGACGATATCGCAGCCACGATCTTGCAGAATTATGACGGGAAGAAGCCATTGGTCATTGGGCGAGAAAAACAATTGATTAGTGAAGTAATGGGCTTTTCCACCATTGATCATCATTTAGCGGAATGTGGAAAGAAGGCCTTTGAAGCTTTCTATTTCAACAAGCATGAGAAACGCTGCATCCCGCATCATTTCATAAAACGTTAA
- the alsE gene encoding D-allulose 6-phosphate 3-epimerase: MVKIAPSLMCMNISKFAEQINCLNQTVDYYHIDIMDGHYVSNMTLSPWFIEQLNNHTTIPMDAHLMVTNPIDYVEPLLDIGVEVISIHAEFLNGHAFRLSETIKKRGKKLGVVLNPETPLNLIFDYIHLIDIVTVMTVDPGFAGQTFISESLEKVKKLTVCRKENNLGFDIQIDGSCNEKTYQTMIEAGADILIVGTSGLFNLNESIEKSVEIMQGHLDAAVSET; encoded by the coding sequence ATGGTAAAAATTGCTCCATCATTAATGTGTATGAACATTAGTAAATTTGCAGAACAAATTAATTGCTTGAATCAAACGGTGGATTATTACCATATCGATATTATGGATGGGCATTATGTCAGTAATATGACATTGTCCCCTTGGTTTATTGAACAATTAAACAACCACACGACGATTCCGATGGACGCGCATTTAATGGTCACCAATCCAATCGATTACGTAGAACCATTGCTGGATATTGGTGTGGAAGTGATCAGTATTCATGCTGAATTTTTGAATGGTCATGCGTTTCGATTGAGTGAAACAATCAAAAAACGAGGGAAAAAACTAGGCGTTGTTCTAAATCCAGAAACCCCCTTGAATCTGATTTTTGATTACATCCATTTGATTGATATCGTGACCGTAATGACTGTTGATCCGGGCTTTGCTGGACAAACATTTATATCGGAGAGTTTGGAGAAAGTCAAAAAATTAACGGTCTGTCGAAAAGAAAATAATCTTGGGTTTGACATTCAAATCGATGGTTCGTGCAATGAAAAAACCTATCAAACAATGATTGAAGCCGGAGCAGATATTTTGATCGTAGGAACAAGCGGTCTATTCAATCTGAACGAATCCATTGAAAAATCAGTGGAGATTATGCAAGGACACCTTGATGCAGCCGTAAGTGAAACGTAA
- a CDS encoding SDR family NAD(P)-dependent oxidoreductase — protein sequence MSEEKKVAFITGAAGGLGTAVVTKLLAKGFTVLVNDNNSENVQALLDQFKNKEIHAYCFDATDEDAWLRTVADISEKYGKVDVLFNNAGIFKIETIEETSVELWKKTMDVNALSIFLGVKTMSPLLGEGSSVINTSSIASFLGSKNRIAYAASKGAVSALTKAAAIEFAPRGIRVNSVHPAYIKTQMAAHAAEATERTMEEMGSRIPLYQRISTADEVADVVVFLASEASRFMTGSEVVVDGGQSVN from the coding sequence ATGAGTGAAGAAAAGAAGGTCGCATTTATCACGGGGGCCGCTGGCGGGTTGGGTACAGCAGTCGTCACGAAATTACTTGCTAAAGGATTCACAGTGTTAGTAAATGACAATAATAGCGAGAATGTCCAAGCTTTGCTAGACCAGTTTAAAAACAAAGAGATCCATGCCTACTGCTTCGATGCAACAGACGAAGACGCGTGGCTGCGTACGGTCGCTGACATCAGCGAAAAATATGGCAAGGTGGATGTGCTGTTCAATAACGCAGGCATCTTTAAAATCGAGACGATCGAGGAGACAAGCGTAGAGCTTTGGAAGAAGACGATGGATGTGAACGCATTAAGTATTTTCTTAGGTGTAAAAACAATGTCGCCACTGTTGGGTGAAGGCAGTAGTGTCATCAATACGAGTTCCATCGCGTCCTTTTTAGGATCGAAAAATCGAATTGCCTATGCTGCGTCAAAAGGTGCGGTATCCGCATTGACAAAAGCAGCAGCAATTGAGTTTGCGCCGCGGGGCATTCGGGTAAATTCAGTACATCCCGCCTACATCAAAACACAGATGGCGGCACATGCAGCAGAGGCTACTGAACGGACGATGGAAGAGATGGGCAGCCGAATTCCTTTGTATCAACGCATCAGTACAGCAGATGAGGTGGCAGATGTCGTAGTTTTCCTAGCTTCAGAAGCATCCCGATTCATGACGGGGTCAGAAGTGGTAGTGGATGGCGGACAATCTGTAAACTAA
- the hxlB gene encoding 6-phospho-3-hexuloisomerase — protein sequence MRSYGESSKAVMDELSLLLGKVSNEEIEAYVEALLGAREVFFVGVGRVRLSLEAAVKRLTHLGISCHMVGDLNEPPITSDDLLVVGSGSGESVIPLEIAKKAKSYQATIVHLTSSPESSIAQLSDSVVTFESPSKSNQTFTSIQPMTTVFEQGLLIFHDVLALRLMEEKQMTMEALKSRHANLE from the coding sequence ATGAGAAGTTATGGTGAGTCAAGTAAAGCTGTAATGGACGAATTGAGCCTGCTGCTAGGAAAAGTTTCTAATGAGGAAATCGAGGCCTATGTAGAGGCATTGCTCGGTGCGCGAGAGGTGTTCTTTGTTGGTGTTGGAAGAGTTCGATTGTCTTTAGAGGCTGCGGTGAAGCGTCTGACTCATTTAGGAATTTCCTGTCATATGGTGGGTGATCTGAATGAGCCGCCGATTACGAGTGACGATCTTTTGGTTGTCGGCAGCGGCTCAGGAGAGTCAGTCATTCCGCTGGAAATAGCAAAAAAGGCTAAAAGCTATCAGGCAACGATCGTCCACCTGACTTCTAGTCCAGAGAGTTCGATTGCGCAGTTGTCCGATTCAGTGGTTACATTTGAAAGTCCATCTAAAAGCAATCAAACCTTTACGTCGATTCAGCCAATGACGACGGTCTTTGAACAAGGACTTTTGATATTTCACGATGTATTGGCGTTACGATTGATGGAAGAAAAACAGATGACGATGGAGGCATTAAAGAGCCGCCATGCAAATCTAGAATAG